One region of Chlorobiota bacterium genomic DNA includes:
- a CDS encoding SDR family oxidoreductase: MTSLSGSIAFITGATSGIGLACAQQLAKHGARLIVAARREERLQELAAQLRDAGTDVLPLRLDVRNQPAVQQAVDTLPEEWQAIDLLVNNAGLSRGLDTIQEGSLHDWEEMIDTNVKGLLYVSRAVLPGMILRGKGHVINIGSVAGHEVYPKGNVYCATKHAVAAITAGMRLDLLGTGVRVTTVDPGLVETEFSVVRFHGDQERAAAVYHGLTPLTPDDVADAVVYCATRPAHVAVAEMLLFPTAQASATQVSRRG; encoded by the coding sequence ATGACCTCATTATCAGGAAGCATTGCCTTCATCACCGGGGCAACCTCGGGGATTGGATTGGCCTGCGCCCAGCAGTTGGCCAAGCACGGCGCGCGGCTGATTGTTGCCGCACGCCGCGAAGAACGCCTTCAGGAACTTGCCGCCCAGCTTCGCGATGCCGGAACCGATGTGCTTCCGCTGCGGCTGGATGTTCGCAACCAACCCGCCGTCCAACAAGCGGTGGATACGCTCCCAGAAGAATGGCAAGCAATTGATCTGCTGGTAAACAACGCTGGCCTAAGCCGCGGGCTGGACACCATCCAGGAAGGGAGTTTGCACGATTGGGAGGAGATGATTGACACCAACGTGAAAGGCCTGCTCTACGTCAGCCGAGCGGTGCTGCCCGGGATGATCCTGCGGGGGAAGGGCCACGTCATCAATATTGGGTCGGTGGCCGGGCACGAGGTCTATCCAAAAGGGAATGTCTATTGCGCCACCAAGCACGCGGTGGCGGCCATCACCGCCGGGATGCGGCTGGATTTGCTCGGGACCGGAGTCCGCGTCACGACGGTGGACCCGGGGCTGGTGGAAACGGAATTCTCCGTTGTCCGATTCCATGGGGATCAGGAGCGTGCCGCAGCCGTCTATCATGGCCTAACGCCCCTCACCCCCGATGATGTCGCCGATGCCGTCGTGTACTGCGCCACTCGTCCGGCCCACGTTGCCGTTGCCGAGATGCTTCTGTTCCCCACCGCGCAGGCCTCGGCAACACAGGTCTCGCGGCGGGGATAG